AATTGCATTGAGTTTATGGAGATGATCATCAAAAAATATCCTGAAGGAAAGTTCGATGTAATCTTTGCCGACCCGCCATACTTTTTATCTAACGGGGGCATTACATGTCATGCAGGAAAAATGGTTAAGGTTGATAAAGGCCAATGGGACAAATCTAATGGCCCTGAAATTAATCATGAATTTAATATGACTTGGCTGTCAAGATGTCAAAAAGTTCTAAAGCCCAATGGTACTATTTGGGTTTCTGGAACACAGCATGTTATTCATTCTGTTGGCTATGCCATGCAGCAAATGGGTATGAAAATTCTTAATGACATCACTTGGGAAAAGCCTAACCCTCCTCCCAATTTATCTTGTCGCTATTTTACGCATTCCACAGAGACAATCATCTGGGCTGCTAAAAATGAGAAATCAAAACACTGTTTCAATTATGATAAAATGCGTGAAATTAACGCTGGCAAGCAAATGAAATCCGTTTGGTCTATGACGGCCCCAAATGGCGATGAGAAAGAATTCGGAAAACACCCAACTCAAAAACCCGTCCAACTCCTGAAGAGAATTATTTTGGCAAGCACAAGAGAAGGTGATTTGGTATTTGATCCATTCTCCGGCAGTTCAACAACTGGCGTTGCTTCCATATTGCTGGAACGAAAATTTGTTGGTTGTGAATTAGAAGATGAGTTTGTAGGTTTGTCTTCAAAACGGCTTGAAATGGCAATTAAAAAAAGATTGTCTTCCTTTGATTTTGCGGAGGTGTTTTGATGAAAACAGGCGGTTTAGGTGGAGCTAATACACTTACTGGGTTGAACTTTGAAAGTAAAGTTGACTTTCAGAAACTTTTAGAAAAAATTCCGGGATATAGTGTTGCCAAAATACCCAACAAGGCTGGCATGGGATTATTCTTTGAAGGAAAACTAGTTGCCCGGTGCTTCAAAAAATACGATTTTTATAGGTTTCTTGATGAGTCTAAAGTCAACTGGCAGAATATGCTTTCCAAAAAACTTTTACCGGATGATGCAATGCTTGTTATCGTTCGTGAGACCTTGTTTATTATTGAAGTCAAGTATCAACAGGTAGCAGGATCTGTTGATGAGAAATTACAGACTTGCGATTTTAAGCGTAAACAGTATCTCAAATTGGTTGCTCCCTTGGGATTAAAAGTCGAATATGTCTATGTGCTGAATGACTGGTTCAAAAAACCGGCATACAAAGATGTGTTGGATTATATACACAGTGTAAATTGCCATTACAAATTCAACGAATTGCCTCTTGCTTGGCTTGGGTTACCCACAAAGAAAGTCTAACGAGGCGCTGCACTGGACGTGGTTCCGCTGCGCTCCACCACGCCAGTGACCTTGAGCGTTATCTTTGATGTAAATTAGGATATTTTTTTATGATTAAAGATCAAATGAATAGAATTTACAGCACTATGCCACTTGATATAATTCCTTGGAATATTAAGAACCCGCCTCAGATTCTCACTAATTTGGTAGAAAAAGAGATAATAAAGCCATGCAAAATTATTGATTTAGGATGCGGTGCAGGAAACTATATTCTTTATCTCGCGAAAAAAGGATTTGATGCAACAGGATTAGATATATCCGAATCCGCAATTCAAATTGCTAAGAATTCAGCCCTTGAAAAAGGTATTAAATGTAATTTTATTGTGGCAAGTGTGATGGACTATAACTTTGATACATCTAAACCTTTCGACTGTGCATATGACTGGGAGGTGCTACACCATGTTTTCCCTGAGCAAAGAGCGCAATATATCAGTAACGTTTCAAAGCTTTTAAAGTCCGGTGGTCAATACATGTCAGTATGCTTTAGCGAAGATAGTCCTCAGTTCGGAGGTAAAGGCAAGTTTCGCAAAACTCCCATTGACACTGAATTGTATTTTTCATCTGAAAATGAATTGAGAGAGCTATTTGAAGGTGTATTCAATATTGAACAACTTGAGACAATAGATATTGAAGGAAAATTCGGAACTAATAGAGCAATATACGCGTTTATGAATAAGAAAAGATAAAAATGCAATTTCAGCGGACGCAAAAAGCCGCGCCGCTGAATTGCAGCTTTCGGCTTACAGGAAATATAGCTATGGAAGAGAAGAAGGATGGCAAGTGGTCCATTTTGGACGTCATTGAGGACGCACATCCCGGAAAGGGAAAGGAAACCACCGTGCCAATAGCTTTTGTCCTTTCCGGTGCCCGTTGGCCCAGGGAGTTTCGGGCGAACGGTTACCCGCATGACGAAAATGGGCAACCGTTGTACACAAGCGATAGTCAAGAAGACTTCCTTGCTTATGTCGAGTGGCTTGCCGATTACCTTCTCTTTGTCACATTTGAGCCGATAGCGGAACAGGTCGGGTTATGCAAATTTGCTTCCGGAATGGCACATGAAGACGCGATGTTCTTCTTGGGCATGCACGCAGGCATTTACCACGCGGAGCTTGAAAGTGGACTGCTTGCAGACCCAGATTGCATAGCATATTCGGAAACCGAGAATACCGAGAAGAACCGGCAATGGCCAGATGATTCGTATATGCCTTCAGATGCAGGATATCGTGTCCCCCTGTCAATGGTACTTCGTACCGTTTCGGAGCATGCGCAGCGAATAACGCTCTTGCGGACGTTTTTCGCGTTACATACAGAATATGTGTATAAGTGATCCGACGCCCAACACTGGCATTCAGGCAGGCGATCGTACCTCGCGCCGCTGATGTGCTGGCCGTAGGCAGACCACCAGCGATAGATTGTATTAACGTCGAGGGAAAAGCGAAAGTAATAATGGATTTGGAATGAAGGCGCTAAGAATGATCATAGCCGGAGTAATTTTTGTGATCGCCTGTCCCATCAGTTGGATTGGCGCTTGGGTCTCAGGAACTTGGTTTACGGTCGTTCTAAGCATGGCACTTCCCACTTATGGCGGAATCTATCGGGCTCTTTCTCAAGTAATGGAAATTTCATTTTTACATAGCTTACTGAGCTGGAACCTCGGATTCGTTGGTGCATACGTAACTTTGAGGGCGATATATGCACTTTCGAAAGAGCCGCGTTGAATGTTGAGTGCCAAAAATGCCTAACAAATCAATTAACCCGACCGGGTAATCCGGTCTGTGGTTTTCCTGCCAGGGTTCCGGCCCCGGCGGGTTATTTCAAACGTTGGGCGAAAAATATGCAACTTGCAGATTGGCAGCTAAGAGAATCAAGTCGAACTCATGCGATAGCCCAAATCAAGGCGGTAACGATGAATCAAATAATATCCATTATAGATGAACAGATAGGATTCTCTGTATAGCCCTTATTCTTTTTTGCCGAAAACTGCCGCAAACGGGTTGTTGAACGGGACCTTCTCGGGTTGCCGCTTATCGTGAGGCGGTTTTTTGTCACCCTTTTTATCCGGCGAAAAACGCTGATGGGACTTGTTTTCTTCCCGCCTTGGCGCCCGGCCCGTTTCTTGCCGAAGCGCTTTGCCGCTCCGCACATCATCCTGCGCATTGCGCTCGAATGATTTCCCGCCCGGGCTGGCAGATTTTCCGTCATCACTGCTGCGCACAGACGTTTTTTCGGAACCCGCGACATCCCTGCTTTTTCGCTCGGCAGACCTGTTTGCCGCGGCCGCGGGATTTTTCTTCAGGGTAAGCGAAATGCGTTTGCGCTCCAGATCGACCGCCAGGACGGCAACCTCAAGCATCTGGCCCACTTTCAGCACAGTGGACGGGTCTTTTACGAATCGGTCGGCAAGCTGGCTGGTGTGAATCAGGCCGTCCTGATGAACGCCGATATCGACAAACGCGCCAAAGGCGGTAAGATTCGTCACGATCCCCGGCAGCTTCATCCCCGGCACAAGATTTTCCAGCTTCTCGATCCCCTCGGCAAAATGAAACTCTTCGCGCTTAGTGCGGGGGTCGCGGCCCGGTTTCGCGAGTTCCAGCATGATGTCGTTCAATGTCGGGAGACCGATATCGTCGGAAACGTACAGATTTGCATCTATTT
Above is a genomic segment from Syntrophobacterales bacterium containing:
- a CDS encoding class I SAM-dependent methyltransferase; the protein is MIKDQMNRIYSTMPLDIIPWNIKNPPQILTNLVEKEIIKPCKIIDLGCGAGNYILYLAKKGFDATGLDISESAIQIAKNSALEKGIKCNFIVASVMDYNFDTSKPFDCAYDWEVLHHVFPEQRAQYISNVSKLLKSGGQYMSVCFSEDSPQFGGKGKFRKTPIDTELYFSSENELRELFEGVFNIEQLETIDIEGKFGTNRAIYAFMNKKR
- a CDS encoding site-specific DNA-methyltransferase: MKYQGTEENHSLPLMVMERSEYSPNQCVFHNDEFGVWLYQANCIEFMEMIIKKYPEGKFDVIFADPPYFLSNGGITCHAGKMVKVDKGQWDKSNGPEINHEFNMTWLSRCQKVLKPNGTIWVSGTQHVIHSVGYAMQQMGMKILNDITWEKPNPPPNLSCRYFTHSTETIIWAAKNEKSKHCFNYDKMREINAGKQMKSVWSMTAPNGDEKEFGKHPTQKPVQLLKRIILASTREGDLVFDPFSGSSTTGVASILLERKFVGCELEDEFVGLSSKRLEMAIKKRLSSFDFAEVF